The window cttcatttacagagctccagcttcgaaagcttcatttatagagctcccgcttcgaaagcttcatttacaagagttccagcttcgaaagcttcatttacaaagctccgacttcaaagcttcatttacaaaagctccagcttcaaagcttcactttcaaagcctcacctataaaacttcgctttcaaagcttcacctacaaagcttcagtgcatggtatacaaagaccgcctccAAATAACCAccacttcagcccatacatggattgaatttgaagtctcctgccaacagactctattgactgaagacttgggggactacactatgtaccatatattgggctttcgcaactgggcctcatgaaaaatacttgggggacttagcccattatttatgtactaagGAGCGAACCTTTATTCtgtaaaagggactccctcactttcattggaaagcacccattattcatgtattgagaagcgaacccttattttataaaagggactccctcaccttcattagagagagactcttagcccatcacttatgtattgagaagcgaacccttattctataaaagggactctcaccttcattagagagcatcgccgccaactgagcaaccgcatcgccgcaagcatcattcctaactcatcacttatgtattgaggagtgggcccttattctataaaagggactccctcaccatcattagagagcatcgccgcctgctgaacaaccacctcgccgcgaagcatcaactctaacccatcatttatgtattgaggagcgaacccttattctataaaagggactccctcaccttcaacgccacaagctgagccaaccaacgcaacataagccataagtcgagcagcctcgcaatatgtgctacttctagttgggcatcatttcacattgagcactgcctcatatcgagtatcagttctagacgacatctagttacttcggcctacacatggattgaatttcaagtctccagccaaaagactctcttgactgaagacttgggggactactatttgtatcatatttagggcctccgtatttagacatataaatacttgggggactcaaatgtaattatgtaataaatgaaggggcaaatatgtaataagtgaggaacccttattctataaaaggactcttcactctcctcattagaggaggtcaaggtttaggccatgggaagagagaaaacatctcagagagggcaaacacagaaaataggctagagatcacactgcctctagccttcttgtatattcaccattcagagtgaaacaatatcaacatcagtgtggacgtagcccaaacattggggtgaaccacgatacatcttgtgttctttactttcttgcagattcacggtcggatttatgttgttccaataCCACTCCCACCCAATTCGATTTCAACAACGCCACCTACACTCTCCATTACAACCTCGCGCTCAACATCACCTTCCGAAACCCCAACAGATGGGTTGGCTTTTACTACAACTGCATCGAAGCCATTGCTAACTATAGGTTGAAGAGGTTTACTTTGGTGACATTGACTTCGACTCCATTTTACCAAGGCCACAAGAACACCACCGTCTTAAAAAAAACGTATTTCTTGAAGGGCAGGGGGAGGTGGTGTTTGGGCAAAATGACATCTCCAATTTTAACTCGGAGACTGCTGCCGTTGTATACAACATCGATATTCAGCTTGTTGTAAAAGTAAGTGTTAAGTTTGGCGAGTTGAAGACAAGCTATTACACGCCGTCACGGAAAATCAACTGCAAGCTGAAGGTTCCTTCGAATGTTAATGAAACCTCTGCTGGTGGTTTCAACATTACTAAGTGTGGGAATGTTAAAATCTTTTCTGATCCTGATACTTCAGGCTAAGTTTTTTTAGAATTGTGCTTAAATTATATGAAGCAATTCAACTTATCATAGTGCTCAGCATCTTGCGTTTCCAAGTAGCGTTATTGTCACACACACTGaataatttctcaatgttatgTTATTCTCAGGGACCAAAAAGTCGTCACAACTAACTCTCGAATCGCAGTCTCGTAAACCTTTTCCCCCAACTCAACCCTTCATTCACGTCTTTGATTGTGCATTCTCTCACAGCTTCCAACATAACTACCAGAAACTACTTCAATCAAGTATCGAAAACCCTCTTCCTCCATGTGCTTCTGCATAGAAAAAATTTAACTAATTATATCAGTAAAACAGAAGGTATTTCGATTCTTTTGGCGATTAGGCGACACCCGGATTGAACAACCTCGGAAGTTCCTCCAGACCAGAAGTACTCTTTGGAAGTTCCTCGAGACATTTCCAACAAAGTCAATTGCTAGATATACATACCTTTCTGTCAATGGCTGGCAGCGGTCAATTAACTAGCTAGTAATTAAGATTTTTCATATGTACAAAGCCGAAATCCACCCTTTTGTGTTATATATACAAGACGATACCTCATATGCAACTCCATCTCATACCACTTTTCTTGTTCTTTCTCTCGTGCAATGACTCCAAAGTGCGGCACACGCTGCCTCTACTTCGTCGGGCAGGCCTTCCTCTGCCTGTGCCTAACCACATTCATATTCTGGTTGATCTTCCTTCCCAAAGAGCCTAAATTCACCGTCTCCAATGCCTCTCTAACCCGATTCAACTTCACCAACACCGACAACACTCTCTACTACAATCTCGCGCTCAACGTCACCATCCGAAACCCCAACAAAAGGGTTGGCATATACTACCGCCGCATCCAAGTCTTTGCCAACTACAGAAAAAAGAGGTTCGCTAATGTGACATTGCCTTTGGAGCCATTTTACCAAGGCCGCAAGAACACGACCACTTTAAACCATGTACTCGTTGAAGGTCAGCAGTGGGTGGCATTTGGGGAACACGACCTTTCTCAGTTTAACTCGGAGACTGCTGCCGGTGTTTACAGTATTGATGTGGAGATTTATCTTCGGGTAAAAGCCAAGTACGGCAAGGTCAAGACATCAGATTATGGTTCTAGCAACATCGACTGCAAGCTGAAGGTTCCTGTGAGTTCTAACAACGCATCCGTGAGTGGTTTCAATCCCACAAAGTGCAGGAATGTCCATGTCCTCCGCGAATCCTAAAGACAAGCCACGGATTTGCGATTTTCGATCCAGAAAATATGACCCTTTTCAACAAACTCATCCCTGATGTATCAAATTGTCGTTGATAAATTCTTGTATGATTAATTGTGATAATTTTTTAACTCAGCAGCTTCCTCTAGAATTGCTTCTGAGTACATTTTCAAGAAGCACTTAATTTTTTAGAAACTTAAAAAGAAATGTGCTTCTAACAAAAGTAACTCCAGCAAAAGTACTTCCGAGCATTACTTCCTACATAAGCACTCTCAAAAGGCCCATGGCTACATTTATGCAATTTTTCAAACTACGGAAAGGGGCTTCGAACTTGATTGGGTAAGAACACCGTTCTAACCGACTTGACTACGCAGATTCGCAACAAATAGAAACAAGTTAAGGGGCTGGAAACTAGTTCCAATCAGTAACTTTGGCAATTCCCCCTAACCCAAAAAGGTTCCTTGGAAGTTCCACTATTTAATCATTTAAATTAGACAAAGCCAAAAACTACCCTTTATTGTGCTGTATACTTTTCCATCTCTCACTGCACTTGCTTCTTTTTCTCTCAGCCATGTCTGGAGGAGGTTGTGCCTACTCTGCAGCACCTTTCTCTGCCTAACCCATTATCTGCTACATCTTAACTTCCGACGAGCCCAAAGTCACCATCGCCACCGCCTCTGACCCAATTCAGCTCCACCGACACCGACACCGACACCAGAAACACTACTCTCAACTACAACCTTGCACTCAAGTCATTGCTAACTATAGAAAAGAACAGGTTTGCTATCGTGAATTTGACTTTGGCACCATTTTACCAAGGCCACCAAGAACACGAGCATTTTGTATGCAGTTCTTGAAGGGCAGCGGTTGGTGGTGTTTGAGGAAAATGACTTTTCCCAGTTTAATTTGGAAACTGCTACAGGCGTTTACAGTATCGGTGTGCATCTTGCTCTTCGGGAAAGAGCTGGGTAAATGAATTCCAAGAGCTGGGTAAATGAATTCCAAGACAACCGGGTTCCCATCTAGCACAATAGACTGCAAGCTGCAGGTTCCTTTAAGTCCTAATGAAACATCCGCTTGTGGTTTCGAGGCCACAATGTGCAGGAATGTTCATATCTTGACAGATCCTGTAGACTACACAGAACCCTGAGATGTACGGTACAGTGCAAAAAATCATAATAACAGGACGCGTTTTAACGTAGTCATACAGAGAAGTAAAAGAAACATGTAAAGATCTGAGTGCAGAGAGGAATATGTAATGGCCGTGAAGCCTCACTAGGGCTCTAAGTGCAGAGAGGAACACTCAGTTGCTGCAGGTGGGAGAAGCCGCCACAGGCTCTTTTAACCTAAATACTGATGGCCGGTCGACGAAAGTTGGGGCTACAGTTCGAAATGAATATAACATATTTGGCTACTGTACTATGGGGAGGTCAAGCAgtgtttaattttttggtgACGGTTTTCACTATCTCGTGGTGGAATTGGATTCTATAGCAGCAGCTATACTCTTGAGCAATAATGTGTGCAGTGAGGGGCTGCGAAAGGTAAACCAGTCGAAGATGTCATGAGCTTGATCCTTGCTCAAGCTAATGTGAGGAATAAATTAAGGATGTAATTCCAACGTTTTATTGTAACAAATGGTTATTCTCATCTAGCAAGGAGTAGATGTACAAAATCAATCCACAAAGCATAAAAAATCTCTAATCTAATCTCGACTAAATGGGTAATGAAGTAAACTTTTCATACACAATCTTCCACGTTGATTACAACTCAACCCAACATTTGTTTTGGAGAACGTAAAAATGCCTCAACATGTTGATGGTCATCCCTagaatttagggaactttaacgaaaagcacctcgtactgttcactttaacgaaaaatcacatttttacattaaaaagtcaatcctggtactattcactttaccctttattttgtccttatcattaaaactcaaagtttttaagccctttttattagttttccttagaatTTAAGCATACACTAATTCGGTCATCTTACAAtcagttaaaaattaaaataatgccATAATCCATTGAGTTGTGGAAGTAGAGGAGCTCACCTGTTCAAGCAAGGGGGCGATAAATGATACCAAACCCACGCACCATATTCAGTTTGGTAGTCATATAGAAGTACCATAAGCGGCTTcaatccaaaattattcaaaaaTTAACCGCGCTACAAAAACAAAGACATGGTGAAATACAATGGAATTATCAAGGACAGTACCTAACAAATTGAAAACATAGCACATAAGCTAAAACGAAATAATCTTCAGTATATGAAATTTTCCctttaactccgcctatgtaattttacattgccggtcccaagcccgaataaaggaggagggggagggcgtcaggtagtcgacagccggcactccatgatcacgtcgaatccttatgaaaatgaatccagaacaaaatcgcgctaaagctagggcgtcacccgtaagtggcgcgctgtgtggcccgagcacagtgataagtgagcaagggtcgctgtatctccatcggcacccggatgcagtgttaaatgagcaagggggccgtagaaacttcttttcgaacgactccactcaaagttgtttgggagcatatgctcctatcaactttacacgggacacacaaaagaagtactttgatcctattagacgggggagggtgaagaagctaggacagaagggtagagttcaagagagcaaaatgcgtttaggaacgtggaatataggaaccttaacgggaaaatctatggaagtagtggaagttatggtgagaagaaggataaatattatgtgcctacaagaaactaagtgggttggtagtaaggcaaatgatctagaaaactcagggtttaaactttggtattcgggcacaaatagaacgagaaacggtgttggcatcatcgtggacaagaccttgacacaagatgttgtagatgtcaagagggtaggagatagaatcatggcaatcaagattgtaataggacaagaacttatcaatgtgattagtgcgtacgcacctcaagtagggttggatacgagttcgaaggagaaattttgggaagaccttggagacttggtgcaaggaattgctcagacggagaagttatttataggaggagatctaaatggacacgtgggcagggagacaggcaactatggaggttttcatggtggccatggttttggggagagaaacgaggatggggaagctatcttggattttgcaatggcatatgatctcttcttagccaacaccttctttaagaagagagaagaacatgtgatcacctacaagagtgggtcgtcaaaaacacaaatagattttcttctaatgaggaaaggggatcgtataacttgtaaggattgcaaagttataccaggagagagcgtggctaatcaacatcgcttgttggtgatggatgtacatatcaaaagagggagacaaaagaacaagacttggaagtgcccaaggactagatggtggaatctaaaagaagaaaaacaagccattttcaaagagaatgtaatcacccaatgtgtgtgggatagagagggggaagctagccaaatgtgggattccatggctagttgtatccgaaaagtagcaaaagaggtattaggagagtccaagggctttgccccacaccaaaaggaatcttggtggtggaatgaggaggtacaaacaaaggtgaaggctaagaaggaatgttgtaaagccttatacaaggagaggaccgatgaaaatggtgaaaggtatagaaaagcgaagcaagaggcgaagaaagcggtcagagaagctaagttagcggcttacgacgatatgtataaacgactagataccaaagaaggagagttggatatctataaactagctagagcaagggaaaagaagacaagggacctaaaccaagtgaggtgcatcaaggatgaggatggaaaggttcttgctacagagaacgcggttaaagacagatggagaggttattttcataatcttttcaatgaaggacatgaaatgagtgcttctttaggggagttgagtaactcagaagagtgtagaaactactctttttatcgtcgaatccggaaggaagaagtggttgtagctttgaagaagatgaagcatagaaaagcaataggcccagacgatataccaatcgaagtgtggaaagttttgggagagacaggtataacatggctcactgaccttttcaatggattttgaaaacgaagaagatgccaaatgagtggcgaacgagcactttggtgcctatctacaagaataagggcgacgtacaaaattgcatgaactataggggtattaagttaatgagtcatacaatgaagctctgggagagagtcattgagcatagattgaggcaagagacacgggtttcggacaaccaattcgggttcatgccagggcgctcaaccatggaggcaatctatctcttacgaagattgatggaaagatatagagatgggaaaaaggatttacacatggtctttatagatttggaaaaagcgtatgatagggtcccaagagacattctttggaggatcttagagaagaaaggagtacgagtagcatatatccaagctataaaggatatgtatgaaggagcaaagactgccgtaagaactcatgaaggacaaaccgaaagctttcccataactgtaggattacatcaaggctcatccttaagtccttacctttttgcgttggtaatggatgagttaacaggacatattcaagatgatattccttggtgtatgcttttcgcagacgatatagtgttgatagatgaaactcaggaaggggtaaatgcaaagcttaacctttggagagaagtgttggaatctaaaggtcttcgcctaagccgatcaaagacagaatatatggagtgcaagttcagtgcagatggaggccaaaacgagttaggggtgaggatcggagatcaagaaataccaaagagcgaccgttttcgttacctaggatctatcttgcaaaagaacggagaattagatggagatctcaaccatagaatacaagctggatggatgaagtggaagagtgcatctggcgtgttgtgtgaccgccgtatgccactgaagctcaagggaaaattttataggatggcaataaggccggcgatgctgtatggcacagaatgttgggcggtgaagcatcaacacgtacacaaaatgggtgtagcggagatgaggatgcttcgttggatgtgtgggcacacgagaaaggataagattaggaatgaggatatccggggtaaagtaggagtagccgaaattgaaggaaagatgagagaaaatcggttacgatggtttggacatgtgcaaagaaggcctactgacgctccgattagaagatgcgactatgagacagaggttcagggccgaaggggtagaggaagacctaggaaaactttggaagagactctaaaaaaagacttagagtacttggatctaacgaaggacatgacacaggaccgagcacaatggcgttctaagattcatatagccgatcccactcagtgacttggattttccaagtctccaaccgagaagttttcctcactcgaaaaattaagggaacactaccccaacctacatgctccactcagaaagcttcaacatacaagctttaacaaaagaaaattcaaagaacttagcgaagaaggctttggtgtatttaacacaatacgttgaaatgaaggaaaacttatt is drawn from Malus domestica chromosome 14, GDT2T_hap1 and contains these coding sequences:
- the LOC103433292 gene encoding NDR1/HIN1-like protein 10 — its product is MTPKCGTRCLYFVGQAFLCLCLTTFIFWLIFLPKEPKFTVSNASLTRFNFTNTDNTLYYNLALNVTIRNPNKRVGIYYRRIQVFANYRKKRFANVTLPLEPFYQGRKNTTTLNHVLVEGQQWVAFGEHDLSQFNSETAAGVYSIDVEIYLRVKAKYGKVKTSDYGSSNIDCKLKVPVSSNNASATKNTSILYAVLEGQRLVVFEENDFSQFNLETATGVYSIGVHLALRERAG